The stretch of DNA TCCCGCGGTGGCCGCGTTCCTCGGCCGCCACCAGCTACGCCCGTTGACCCACTTCGAACAGGTGGAGGCGATCAGACTCCTCGAGCTCCAGCGCCAGCGCCTGCTCATGTACACCTCCTGCGGGTGGTTCTTCGACGAGGTCTCCGGCATCGAAACGGTCCAGGTGCTCCGCTACGCGGCCCGGGCCATCCAGCTCGTCCGGCAGCTGGGCGCCAACGCGAACCTGGAAGAGGCCTTCGTGCAGCGTCTGGCGGCGGCGCCATCGAACCTTCCCGAGCTGGGCACGGGCGCCGAGGTCTACCGCCGTCACGTGCTGCCGGCCGTCGTCGACCTCCGGCGCGTCATCGCGCACTACGCGATCGCCGCCCCGTACCAGAACTACGGGGACGAGGCCCGCGTCTACGCCTACACGGTGTCGCGGCTCGACTGGCAGCGCGAGTCGTACGGGGAGACCTCGCTGAGCGTGGGCCGGGTCCGGGTGACGTCGGACCTCACGGCCGAGGCCGAGGAGGCGGCCGTCGCCGTCCTGCACTTCGGCGGTCACGACTTCCACTGCGCAATGCGGGGCCTGCCGGACGGCGGCGACTACGCGACGGTCCGGGCCGAGCTCTTCCAGCGCTTCGCGGGCCACAGCCTGTCCGAGGTCGTGCGTGCCCTCGACCATCACTTCGAGGGCCGGGCGTATGGCATCCGCGATCTCTTCATCGCCGAGCGCCGGCAGATCCTGGCCTCCGTCACCGAGAGCGTGCTCCGGCGCTTCGAAGACACTTACCGGCGCCTCTACGAGGAGAGCCGGCGACTCATGCAGTACCTGCGCGAGGCGGACGCCCCGGCCCCCGAGGCGCTGGCGCTGGCCGCCCGCTACGTGCTCCAGCGCGACGTCGAGCGGGAGCTGCCGCGCCTCGCCGCCGACGGCTCGGCGGACCGTATCCGCGAGCTCCTGACCGAGGCCCGCTCCCTCGGCTTCGACCTCCGCGTCGAGCCGGAGCGCGTGGCCCCTCATCTCGAGCGGGCGCTGCTCGCGCGGATGGCCCGCGTCTGGGACGATGTCACGCCCGACCGCATCGAGAGCGCGCTGGCCGTCCTCCAGGTGGGCCGGGAGCTCGGCTGCATGCCCGACCCGTGGACGGCCCAGAACCGCTTCTTCGAGCTCTGGCGGATCCAGGAGCGGGACGCCCGCCTCGTCCTGGGGCCCCTGGCCGCCGCGCTCGGCTTCCGGCTGGATCCCACGACGTGACGACGCCCTTCGTCTTCGTCGGCTGCGTCGAGTTGCGCGAGATCCTGGGCCAGCGGGCCGAGGATGCGAAGGAGCTGGCCGATCTCCTGGCCCAGGTCCCGGGCGGGTCCGTCTACTACCACACCCACGGCTTCTTTCTCCGGCACCGCGTCTTCGCCAGCGCCTACACCAACGACTTCGCGACGTGGGTCGCGGGAGAGCTGAAGGAGCCGGTCCTCGGCGAAAAGCTGGCGATGGTCGATCCGTTCGAATTCCAGGATCTGGAGGCGCTCCGGGAGGAGCTGGTGTCGGTGATCGACCACCACCTGTCGCATCAGCGGACGGTGCCCCGGATCGACCGGAGTCAGCCCTTCGACTTCCTGCAGAGTCACGTGGTGGAGTTGCCGGTCGGCATCGCGGCCGGGACGCTGCTCGAGTTCCGCGAGGCCCTGGCTCAGGTGGACGCGAGCGCGATCTATTACCATGTCTTCGAGGCGCGCGTGCGGCAGGGGCGGTACGAGAACGACTTCTCCCAGTGGCTCCGCCGAGACCTCTCACTCACCGACCTCGCCGAGCGCGTGCGACGCATCAATCCCTATGTGGGAAGCCTCGAGCGGGTCCGCTCGCGGCTGCTCATGCTGGTGGACGAGGTGCTCGAGCAGGAGGGCAGCGCCCCGTGACGTCGATCAACGACTACCGCGAGATCGCCCCCAGGGGCACGGTGGACTTCATCATCCGGATGACGGAGCGCGTCAAGGGGCGGCGTTTCCTTCACGTCAGCTCGACGCGGTATGGCGGCGGAGTGGCCGAGATCCTGCACCGCACGGGCCCCATCCTGACCGAGCTGGGGGTGGAGGTCTCCTGGGAGGTGATCACCGGCAACCCCCTCTTCTACTCGACGACCAAGGCGATCGAGAGCGCGCTCCAGGGCACGGAGCAGGTCATCACCGAAGAGATGCTGGACACCTACCGCACGGTCAACCGGGACAACGCCCGCCGGTTGCCGCTCGAGGCCGACGTCGTCCTGGTCCACGACGCCCAGCCGGCGGCGCTGATCGAGCACCGCCCGGCCAGCGGGCGATGGGTGTGGCGCTGTCACATGGACATGTCGGCCCCGCAGCGGCGCGTTTGGGCCTTTCTCCGACGCTACGTCGTGAGCTACGACGCCGCCGTCTTCTCGCTGCCGCGGTTCGCCCCCCAGCTCCCCATCCCCCAGTACCTGATCTACCCGTCCATCGACCCCTTGGCGGACAAGAACCGGCGGCTTTCGCGGCAGGAGGTCGAGGCCGTGCTCGATCGGCTGGCGATCCCGCGGGACAAGCCGATCCTCCTCCAGGTGTCGCGGTTCGACCGCTTCCAGGACCCGGTCGGGGTGATCAACGCCTTCCGGCTCGTACGCCGTCACAACG from Candidatus Methylomirabilota bacterium encodes:
- a CDS encoding DUF3536 domain-containing protein, which gives rise to MSAAAPRYIAIHGHFYQPPRENPWLEAVEVQDSAYPYHDWNTRVTAECYAPNTAARRVDAQNRILDIVNNLDRISFNFGPTLLHWLAEERPHVYARILEADRVSAAKRGGHGNAIAQPYNHAILPLASRRDKVTQVRWGLADFRYRFGRDPEGMWLPETAVDGETLEVLAEHGIAFTILAPKQAAQVRARPDGKWQEGGGAIDPSRPYRWESRDGRSIALFFYDGPISHAVAFEGLLESGDAFAGRLLAAFDDRRPGGQLIHVATDGESYGHHHRFGEMALAAACHRIEADGRAALTNYGAFLASHPATQEIRIVEPSSWSCAHGVDRWRADCGCNSGRLDWHQRWRRPLREAFDWLREQVDPLFEARASALLKDPWDARDDYVTVILSRSYPAVAAFLGRHQLRPLTHFEQVEAIRLLELQRQRLLMYTSCGWFFDEVSGIETVQVLRYAARAIQLVRQLGANANLEEAFVQRLAAAPSNLPELGTGAEVYRRHVLPAVVDLRRVIAHYAIAAPYQNYGDEARVYAYTVSRLDWQRESYGETSLSVGRVRVTSDLTAEAEEAAVAVLHFGGHDFHCAMRGLPDGGDYATVRAELFQRFAGHSLSEVVRALDHHFEGRAYGIRDLFIAERRQILASVTESVLRRFEDTYRRLYEESRRLMQYLREADAPAPEALALAARYVLQRDVERELPRLAADGSADRIRELLTEARSLGFDLRVEPERVAPHLERALLARMARVWDDVTPDRIESALAVLQVGRELGCMPDPWTAQNRFFELWRIQERDARLVLGPLAAALGFRLDPTT
- a CDS encoding DUF5752 family protein, whose translation is MTTPFVFVGCVELREILGQRAEDAKELADLLAQVPGGSVYYHTHGFFLRHRVFASAYTNDFATWVAGELKEPVLGEKLAMVDPFEFQDLEALREELVSVIDHHLSHQRTVPRIDRSQPFDFLQSHVVELPVGIAAGTLLEFREALAQVDASAIYYHVFEARVRQGRYENDFSQWLRRDLSLTDLAERVRRINPYVGSLERVRSRLLMLVDEVLEQEGSAP
- a CDS encoding glycosyltransferase — its product is MTSINDYREIAPRGTVDFIIRMTERVKGRRFLHVSSTRYGGGVAEILHRTGPILTELGVEVSWEVITGNPLFYSTTKAIESALQGTEQVITEEMLDTYRTVNRDNARRLPLEADVVLVHDAQPAALIEHRPASGRWVWRCHMDMSAPQRRVWAFLRRYVVSYDAAVFSLPRFAPQLPIPQYLIYPSIDPLADKNRRLSRQEVEAVLDRLAIPRDKPILLQVSRFDRFQDPVGVINAFRLVRRHNDCRLVLAGSGTMDDPEGAAVLAEVREATGSDEDIHVLELPPDAHLEINALQRAATIVLQKSLREGFGLTVAEAMWKGKPVIGGAAGGITAQIIHDVTGYLVHSPEGAAFWLRYLLNNPEAISRLGGAGREHVRRNFLITRHLADYLTLLGRLTG